The Haliotis asinina isolate JCU_RB_2024 chromosome 2, JCU_Hal_asi_v2, whole genome shotgun sequence genomic interval gagtgaggtcttTAGTGAGCGGAATCATGAGGAGGATAGTGAGCAAAAtcttgggtgggtgagtgagatcGTGAGTGGGTTCACGAGAATGTTagatcttgagtgagtgagatcatCAGGGATATCGTGGGTGCGATCTTGAGTGAGTGGGATCATGGGGAGATATCGAGCGAGGTCTCGAATGAGCGAGATCGTAAGACCTTGGGTGGTCATGAGTGAGTGGGATCATGTGAGATATCTGGTGAGATCTTGAGTGGGATATCTTGAGTGGATGGGATTATCTTGAGTGAGTTTGATCAAGTGCGATATCAAGTGAGATCCTGGGATatcttgagtgagtgggttcatAGGGGCGATATCGAGTGAAATCTTGAGTGAGTGGGATCATGAGTGGGATATCTAGTGAGATCTTGAGTGGGATATCTTGAGTGAGTGGGATCATGAGCGGGATATCAAGTGAGATCCTGAGTGGGATATCCGAGTGAGTGGGATCATGAGTGGGATATCTAGTGAGATCTTGAGTGGGACATCTTGAGTGAGTGGGATCATGAGGGTGATATCAAGTGAGATCTTGAGTGGGATATCTTGCGTGAGTGGATTCACGAGGGCAATATCAATATGACTCCGTGGGATCATGGGGAAGATATCTAGTgagatactgagtgagtgagatcttGAGATGGACTGTAAGTGAGTGGACCAccatcatcattaccatcaaGTACAGTGGTGATACACAATACAGATAGGACTTCAAGTATGACAAAGAGTGAATATGTATTCCTATTCTGTcatatgtatattgtaatgtTTTTGTGTTGATGAGCAATCCTTCTCATATACTACCATGAAGCTCGTCTCTGACATTATCTGTTATCGTGTACTTATTGCCTATATTTATTGCAGCCATGTGTCTGAGCACTGATCGAACGTATTTCAAATTCATAAAGAGATAAAATTTATAAAAAATTCATTTGTTCTCAATAAATAGACAAACCACAAATCTTAAATTTCGACGACAGGACAAACACACGCCATTACATGATTGCATTGTTTGTACAAGTTAACATGGAAAACAAATGTATCAAATACGTCAAGTAGAGGCTTTTTAAGTAAGATATCTTTTGTAAGTAGTGTTCAGGTTAATAGTACATATGGGAGATAACTACACTTCCTCATAGTGTGACCGGCATTTGGTAAATAAAATAGGTCTGTGTGGGAACGTTGATGACATTAACTGCTCAGTATGTCAAGTAAACTTTGAGTGTATGGAATTGTGTTACAGCTTTATGTGTACTTGATGATCTTGAAAATTACTGCTTCATAAAGAGTATTGCATTGTATCTTCCGTTCGTATTTCGATCACACAAGTTACTTCACACGACTTAATGCGTTCATTTTCCCCCTAAGCCTCAGGGATCGCTCTGCATAGGTTTATCAGTTTCAGTGAGTAACAGGCCCAACAACATCAGTTTAAGGCAGTAAACCCTGTTGCATTTGTTTGAATTCGCGCAATGTAATCTGATCTTACATCTTACAAAGTGACGATACGAGCATGCATTTCTAGAAAACACATTAGGTCTCCGACATTGTGGTTAGTTGCGTTGAGGGTGTCGTTGGCACAAATTGTGCTACAGATGGGTACATTAGGTACGCTTCTGTATACCCTTGCCAGAAACAAagaaaaccaaaaacaacaacaaaaaaacaatccGTTTATTCCGCAGTGTGCCGTTTTCTTGATCAGGGTAGCGCAGTGACTAAAGGGTTCGGTCGTCATGCGAATTCCCCATataatgagtacaatgtgtgaaggccatttcgggtgtcccctgctatgatatttgttgaatattgctaatggcGATGTAAAATCATGTCCACTCATTCACAATTTGCATTTGACTGCATTATATGATAAACAAGCATTCACGATTCTGTTATTCAGTTGAAGAGGAACAACTACATGCAGTTTTGGTTTTGGGTTGTGAATGACCACACATCCCCCATTTACCATGTACAtttctgggcctagattttcgaagcgctCTAAGTTAGTCCATAacataatgttaatgtatggcagttatgactatcttagcgctaagagatcttcgaaaatctaggcccaggattTTAACTTTAAGTTACATATCTGTAGTTCCTGTGCCAACAGCAACCCCTTCAGCATTAGTTACAACCTGTGAGTGTGGTACCTAATAATCCTTTTCAGTAAAGACACAGATGTTAATCTGTAGGATCATAGCGCTCTGCTGTGTCCTCCCATTATGCAGACAGGCAGTTCAGACGCCTTAGAACAACAACATTTACGGTTCAGTGAACAGATATGCTACTACCAGGTAGCTGCACATTGTAATGAAATGGTCTAAATAACAACACAAGAAAGAACCTGAAGCTGTATcatttattttgacatgtataaaagcaatatgaaaacagttgattttcataaacatttgggtTTAAAAGGCATCTAAACTGATTGGGcactaaacaaacaacaccaGTTTTTCTTCAGGATTTACTCCCACCTGTAGTAGGCAACCAGACAAGCTACGAGTTAATAAACTCTAATAATTTTAGCCAACCACATACAAGACTCAGCATCATCGTTTGTACCACCAGCAGTTAAAGTGTGGAATAATATTCTCTTAGTTGTTAGAAAGTGTTGTTGCATTACTTAAATCTAATATCTTTGTGACAGAAAATAGTGAACctaaatattattcatatggaATAAGGAAGTTAAAAGTTTTCCACACAAGATTAAGGTATATGATGAGGACACTTAAATGTGGtgtgtttttttaataaatAGGGAAAGATGCCGCATCATGTCCATGTATCTATGGATGTGAGAATATTTTCTATTACTTCCTTGAATTGGAGAGGACTTTTGTAAGCGTCAATATACATACGGTTACACTGACTCAgaggaaccaactgcaaaccttatgaaGATGAAATGCACAATGATCATGCATGAAAAGATTTGACTTACTTgaagcactcactatatgttatgtgtaCGCCTATAGGTGGTTATGCCTACTTGgagaagtgtgagtgagtttagttttacaccgcactcagcaatattcctgctatatggcggtggtctgtaaataatcgagtgtggaccagacaatcaagtgatcaacagcatgagcatcgatctgtgcaattaggaaccgatgacatgtgtcaaccaagtcagcgagcctgaccacccgatcccattagtcgcctctcatgacaagcacagtcgcctcttatggcaaacatgggttgctgaaggcctattctaccccaggacctttaCAGGTCCGACTTGAATGAACCAACTCCACACCtccaaaatttcaaaaagaTGATCATGCATGAAATTGCTAAAAAGCATGTACacatatcgtgcatgtgaatatCTGCATTATGGTGTAAATGTTTTTTTAGAATTTGCAAATTTTCActtagtttcatcatttattgaactcataataatcttttcaacgttacaaatttgttttagaatacatcacttcatgtgtaaacaatacATTTAAATAGCAAGGTATATTTTGCAAAGTTTAGAATAGTTATCTGAGGTAAATGGCTATCTTTACaccagtgagtctaaacttttgattggTAGTATAGATTTGATCGCTTTCAGTTTGTCATGTAATTTTCTTTGGAAATAAATCTTGACTTGAGACCAGTCAAGAACCAGCATTACATTTGAATTAATTGATAATCAGTAAACTACTGGAGCCAGTAATTTTGGATTAATAACGATTGTTCATTACATGCTTTCCAGGCTGGTGGGTAGCCAAACAGTTAAAGCGTTTACGTCTCATACCAAAggccctggtttgattcctcacatgggtgcaatatgtgaagcccatatttggTGTGCtctgtcgtgatgttgctggaatattgctataagcagttcaaccatactcactcacatgcatTCAAACTAAAATATACTGCAGAAGGTAGGGACAGATTTTGTCACATCCATCAGTATTTTATGAACTCCTGAAGACCAGCAACCCTGAGAAATCTTAAGCATATTACATAGCCATTATTTTGATTATGTTTTCATTGCATGCAAAGCCAGAGTTAAAACTTACGTACCCATCACAGAACTGCCACTGTTCATTGCAATATAATATTGTATATTTACCCTGACCAGTGATTCCATTATCTGGTATATACCAGACTTTAACCAGTACAAAGTTAAAATGTCTGGTAATTTCTAAAGCTGTCAGTCATCGTGTCCACCAAATTATAAAATCAATTTTCTAATTGCCTGTCAGTTTTGTTTCTCCTTGAAAACGATTACTTTATCACAATGACATTGATgtgttgtgaaataaaaaacagCAGTTAGGGGAAACCCCATTCTAAAAATAGCAGCATTGATACATTGCGATACCCTCtacatttctgattggttgttagAATGTAAAGTCTTGCGCACAATGAAAAgcatgattacttgactggtaaAATTTACAAATGACCATTATTTGAAATGCTGGCCGATCGATGTCTGACAGTAGTAGAAAAAATGCCAGTGAAAACACTTTTAAGTAATACTTAATGTAATACTTAATGTAATACTCATTTTTTAACACTTAACATGGTCCTGTTTCAGATCTAATTGCAAGACCTGAAACAGATTACAATGTTTGGTCATGAAGGACAAGGCAGATTCGGGAGTGGAAATGATATGATGTGGAATGATGATGGCAGCATGGACTACGAGGTGGGAGGCAGGAACGTACAGAGGTCAGTTGGAGGATACCTGGAAGAAAACCCAGACTTTGGTGGAGGTTACAGCCAAGATGATGGGGGATTTGGAAGTGGAAATACAATGCGTAGTAGCATGAAGCGGAATATGGGCAGTCATAGTCGAAGTTTTGGGGGTCAAGGTGGAATGGGAGGTCAGTGTCATATGAGGGAAGGTCAAAGTGGCATGATGGGAGGGCAAAGTTATGTGAGAGGGGGTCAAGGTCGCATGATGGGAGGACAAAGTGATATTAGAGGGGGTCAAGGCCACATGATGGGAGGACAAAGTGAAATTAGAAGGGGTCAAGGCCACATGATGGGAGGTCAAAGTGGGATGATGGGAGATCAAAGTGGAATGATGGGAGGTCAGAGTGGAATGATGGGTAATCAGATGGGATTTGGAGGTGGACAGCAATCCATGAGCGgacaaaataataatgaattggTAGAGCTGTTAAAGAAACAGTCTGATGTAATCAATAAACTCAGTGAAAAGATTGGTCTTGACACTGGTTATGGTGACCAGATGTACCAAAGTGGTTATGGCGGCGAAGAGTACTATGGCAGTGGAGGTGGTGAACAGTATTATGGAAATGAATATGACAGAGGTTATTATGAAGAAGATTATGGATCATATTTTGATGGTCCGAGGGGTGGTCCAAGGGGTGGTGGACCTCACAGAGGCCCACGATCAAGAATGATTCGAGGCAGACCTATGAGAGGTGGACCAATGCAAGGAGGATCAAGAATGGGAAGTTTCATGCCTTCTCGAGGAGGGTTCACCCCAGGCCCTGGAGCAAGAGGTGGCATGAGGGGCTCACCAGGGAAACGAAGAG includes:
- the LOC137273564 gene encoding loricrin-like isoform X2, coding for MFGHEGQGRFGSGNDMMWNDDGSMDYEVGGRNVQRSVGGYLEENPDFGGGYSQDDGGFGSGNTMRSSMKRNMGSHSRSFGGQGGMGGQCHMREGQSGMMGGQSYVRGGQGRMMGGQSDIRGGQGHMMGGQSEIRRGQGHMMGGQSGMMGDQSGMMGGQSGMMGNQMGFGGGQQSMSGQNNNELVELLKKQSDVINKLSEKIGLDTGYGDQMYQSGYGGEEYYGSGGGEQYYGNEYDRGYYEEDYGSYFDGPRGGPRGGGPHRGPRSRMIRGRPMRGGPMQGGSRMGSFMPSRGGFTPGPGARGGMRGSPGKRRGDFQGDFGGKRQRMDTEAHARRARPGCAVKTSEQKGRENEENKKGTETMKPKATATQYRKYLRKKVQQQREEDGSFPAYEENKAIGRKYIENVEGYYCQKCRRFFRDESEAKIEHCMTWAHYQRIKNTKFPKEEDKKKDEDGADGKGRGDEAVEMAADIKTDPADGQVDEEELLKVDE
- the LOC137273564 gene encoding loricrin-like isoform X1 codes for the protein MFGHEGQGRFGSGNDMMWNDDGSMDYEVGGRNVQRSVGGYLEENPDFGGGYSQDDGGFGSGNTMRSSMKRNMGSHSRSFGGQGGMGGQCHMREGQSGMMGGQSYVRGGQGRMMGGQSDIRGGQGHMMGGQSEIRRGQGHMMGGQSGMMGDQSGMMGGQSGMMGNQMGFGGGQQSMSGQNNNELVELLKKQSDVINKLSEKIGLDTGYGDQMYQSGYGGEEYYGSGGGEQYYGNEYDRGYYEEDYGSYFDGPRGGPRGGGPHRGPRSRMIRGRPMRGGPMQGGSRMGSFMPSRGGFTPGPGARGGMRGSPGKRRGDFQGDFGGKRQRMDTEVILIRARPGCAVKTSEQKGRENEENKKGTETMKPKATATQYRKYLRKKVQQQREEDGSFPAYEENKAIGRKYIENVEGYYCQKCRRFFRDESEAKIEHCMTWAHYQRIKNTKFPKEEDKKKDEDGADGKGRGDEAVEMAADIKTDPADGQVDEEELLKVDE